The Prevotella sp. E9-3 genome has a window encoding:
- a CDS encoding cytochrome ubiquinol oxidase subunit I yields the protein MQNIILNIDAGTIDWSRAQFALTAIYHWIFVPLTLGLAVIMGIVETCYYRTKKRFWKDTAKFWQKLFGINFAMGVATGIILEFEFGTNWSNYSWFVGDIFGAPLAIEGILAFFMESTFVAVMYFGWKKVSPGFHLASTWLTGLGATISAWWILVANAWMQNPVGCAFNPDTMRHEMVDFMAVAFSPFAIGKFFHTVISSWIVGAVFVIAVSCWYLMKKREQKLAVESIKIASLVGLFAALGAAFTGHISGQQVAKCQPMKLATMEALYNGGTEQGLTAIALINPFSQPDYEHEKEPALKIDLPFALSIMATNSPHGYVPGINDLLNGFTRPDGTQEPSVEEKMERGRMAIQALASYRRSKAEGAPKDVLNSQLSILNANMAYFGYGYIRDRNEVVPSIPVNFWAFRIMVGLGCLFILFFAALAASSWKFPKKLMSSRDITALPSWHYWLAIIMVPLAYIASESGWLVAEFGRQPWTIQDMLPTWAAVSDLHSSSVITTFIIFLVLFTTMLAVEISILLKQIKKGPGAN from the coding sequence GACGCAGGAACCATTGACTGGAGCCGCGCGCAGTTTGCCCTTACAGCTATCTACCACTGGATATTCGTTCCGCTCACACTGGGCTTGGCTGTTATCATGGGCATTGTTGAAACATGCTATTATCGCACTAAGAAGCGTTTTTGGAAAGACACGGCCAAATTCTGGCAGAAACTCTTCGGCATCAATTTCGCCATGGGTGTTGCCACAGGCATCATCTTGGAATTTGAGTTTGGTACAAACTGGTCTAACTATTCGTGGTTTGTTGGCGACATTTTCGGTGCGCCCCTTGCCATTGAAGGCATTCTGGCCTTTTTCATGGAGAGCACCTTTGTAGCCGTCATGTATTTTGGTTGGAAGAAAGTTTCTCCCGGATTCCATCTGGCTTCCACCTGGCTCACCGGTCTTGGTGCCACAATCTCTGCCTGGTGGATTCTCGTGGCCAACGCATGGATGCAAAATCCTGTGGGATGTGCCTTTAATCCTGATACCATGCGACACGAGATGGTTGATTTCATGGCCGTTGCCTTTTCGCCTTTCGCCATCGGCAAATTTTTCCATACAGTAATATCCAGTTGGATAGTAGGTGCGGTATTTGTGATAGCCGTATCTTGCTGGTACCTGATGAAGAAGCGTGAACAGAAGCTGGCTGTCGAGAGTATCAAGATTGCCTCACTGGTAGGCCTTTTCGCTGCGTTGGGCGCTGCCTTCACCGGTCATATTTCTGGTCAGCAGGTGGCTAAGTGCCAGCCTATGAAACTGGCTACAATGGAGGCCCTTTACAATGGTGGCACCGAGCAGGGGCTGACGGCCATTGCCTTGATAAACCCGTTCAGCCAGCCCGACTACGAGCACGAAAAAGAGCCTGCGCTAAAAATCGACCTGCCTTTTGCCCTGAGTATCATGGCTACAAACAGTCCTCATGGATATGTACCCGGCATCAATGATCTGTTGAACGGCTTTACTCGTCCTGACGGTACACAGGAGCCTTCGGTTGAAGAGAAGATGGAACGAGGACGGATGGCTATTCAGGCTCTGGCCAGTTACAGGCGTTCGAAAGCAGAAGGCGCCCCTAAAGATGTGCTCAACTCACAGTTATCTATTCTCAATGCCAACATGGCTTATTTTGGCTATGGATATATTCGTGACAGGAATGAGGTAGTCCCTTCTATTCCTGTGAATTTCTGGGCATTCCGCATCATGGTAGGATTAGGTTGTCTGTTCATCCTTTTCTTTGCAGCCCTTGCTGCTTCTTCATGGAAGTTCCCCAAGAAGTTAATGTCCAGTCGCGACATCACAGCCCTCCCCTCTTGGCACTATTGGCTGGCCATCATCATGGTTCCGCTGGCCTATATAGCCAGTGAGAGCGGTTGGCTCGTGGCAGAGTTCGGGCGTCAGCCATGGACCATTCAGGACATGCTGCCCACCTGGGCTGCCGTAAGCGATTTGCACTCCAGCAGTGTGATCACCACTTTCATCATCTTCCTAGTTCTCTTCACCACCATGCTGGCTGTGGAGATAAGTATTCTGCTCAAGCAAATCAAAAAAGGACCGGGAGCAAACTGA
- a CDS encoding tetratricopeptide repeat protein, translating into MKRLLFMLMAVMSLTASAQNADRLYDEGKKLYDAKNYTEAFPKLKAAAEKGHKKAQYRLGRCYEKGRGTAENEKLAFQWYEKSAAQGYAKAQYELGDCYKDGDGVAKDRKKAVELFKKAAAQEYAEAEFALGKAYLKGKGITADQAQAKKWLKRAVSNEKGGSEILTELRKEAADGDEDAKAILKLLGK; encoded by the coding sequence ATGAAGAGACTATTGTTCATGCTAATGGCCGTGATGAGCCTGACAGCAAGTGCACAGAATGCCGACAGGCTCTATGACGAGGGTAAGAAGCTATACGATGCCAAGAACTATACCGAGGCATTCCCCAAACTAAAGGCTGCTGCCGAGAAAGGTCACAAGAAAGCCCAATACCGACTGGGACGCTGCTACGAGAAAGGGCGCGGAACGGCTGAGAACGAAAAATTGGCTTTCCAGTGGTACGAGAAGTCGGCCGCTCAAGGGTATGCCAAGGCTCAGTACGAGCTGGGCGACTGTTATAAAGACGGCGATGGCGTGGCCAAAGACCGCAAGAAAGCTGTCGAACTGTTCAAGAAGGCTGCTGCCCAGGAATATGCAGAAGCAGAATTCGCACTTGGAAAGGCCTACCTGAAAGGAAAAGGCATTACCGCCGATCAGGCCCAGGCCAAGAAATGGCTGAAGCGTGCCGTTAGCAACGAGAAGGGGGGCAGCGAGATTCTTACTGAACTGCGCAAAGAAGCTGCTGATGGCGATGAAGACGCCAAGGCTATTTTAAAATTATTAGGAAAATAG
- a CDS encoding type II toxin-antitoxin system Phd/YefM family antitoxin, with amino-acid sequence MTSLTFSDFRKNMASSFDLVDAGEKVYISRGSRKTYAIIPIEDGDLTITPALAAKIEKARKEFREGKTLHFENAAAAQKWMDEL; translated from the coding sequence ATGACATCATTAACATTCTCAGATTTCAGAAAGAACATGGCCAGCTCTTTCGACCTTGTGGATGCAGGGGAAAAAGTGTATATCAGTCGTGGCAGTCGGAAGACATATGCTATCATTCCTATTGAGGACGGTGACTTGACAATCACTCCTGCATTGGCTGCAAAAATAGAGAAGGCCAGGAAGGAGTTTCGTGAAGGTAAGACATTGCATTTTGAGAATGCAGCTGCAGCGCAGAAATGGATGGATGAACTATGA
- a CDS encoding cytochrome d ubiquinol oxidase subunit II, which produces MTYTFLQHYWCFIVSLLGALLVFLLFVQGANSVARSLGYTDEGTRLVYNSTGRKWEFTFTTLVTFGGAFFASFPLFYSTSFGGAYWLWMLILFTFVLQAVSYEFQNKIGNFLGPKTFQFFLTLNGIFGPFLLGCAVATFFEGSNFIVEKDNLIDANALTPVISHWANASHGLDALLNPWVLVFGLAVMFLARVLGILYIINNVNDENIRSRGTARLIGAAIPFVMLFVTYVIHLLLKDGFAVHPSTGTIYMEPYKYLNNFLDMWYLLAGFLLGVLLVLFGIARTIFSKKDICGIWYSGIGTVLTVLSLLLCSAWNNTAYYPSTADLQSSLTLTNSCSSEFTLRTMFYVSFLVPFVLAYIVYCWHKIDAKKLDLEEIQNDHAY; this is translated from the coding sequence ATTACATACACCTTTTTGCAACACTACTGGTGTTTCATCGTATCACTATTAGGAGCGCTGTTGGTTTTTCTGCTTTTCGTTCAAGGAGCCAATTCAGTAGCGCGCTCGTTGGGCTATACTGACGAGGGAACGAGACTTGTCTATAATTCCACAGGCAGAAAGTGGGAGTTCACATTTACTACACTCGTCACCTTTGGCGGTGCTTTCTTCGCGTCTTTCCCATTGTTCTACTCTACCAGTTTCGGAGGTGCCTACTGGCTATGGATGCTCATTCTTTTCACTTTCGTCCTACAGGCAGTGAGCTATGAGTTCCAAAACAAGATAGGTAATTTCCTTGGTCCAAAGACATTCCAGTTTTTCCTCACCTTGAATGGCATTTTCGGTCCATTCCTTCTGGGATGTGCCGTTGCCACTTTCTTTGAGGGGTCAAACTTCATTGTAGAGAAAGACAACCTCATTGACGCAAATGCCTTGACACCTGTCATCAGCCATTGGGCCAACGCTTCTCACGGCCTTGACGCCCTTCTCAATCCATGGGTACTGGTGTTTGGACTGGCGGTGATGTTCCTGGCAAGAGTATTGGGTATTCTCTATATTATAAATAATGTGAACGACGAGAATATACGCTCACGCGGCACTGCCCGCCTTATCGGTGCGGCCATCCCCTTCGTCATGCTGTTTGTAACCTATGTGATACACCTGCTACTAAAAGACGGCTTTGCTGTTCATCCCTCTACTGGGACCATCTATATGGAACCCTACAAATATCTGAACAACTTTCTGGACATGTGGTATCTCTTGGCTGGTTTCCTTCTGGGTGTGTTATTGGTACTCTTCGGAATTGCAAGGACTATATTCAGCAAAAAGGACATTTGTGGAATATGGTACTCTGGCATCGGTACTGTTCTCACCGTTCTCTCGCTGTTGCTCTGCTCAGCCTGGAACAATACGGCTTATTATCCCTCTACAGCCGATCTTCAGTCATCGCTGACGCTGACCAACAGCTGTAGCAGTGAGTTTACCCTGCGCACCATGTTCTACGTATCGTTCCTGGTACCGTTTGTACTGGCATATATTGTTTACTGCTGGCACAAGATTGATGCGAAGAAACTTGACCTGGAAGAAATCCAAAACGACCACGCCTATTAA
- a CDS encoding Txe/YoeB family addiction module toxin — protein MSYSIDYSAEVQKIIKKWKKSNPDAFKKLYKILPELEQHPRTGTGHPEALKGGNDITWSRRVTAHDRIIYDIYDDVVTVLIVEVEGHYNDK, from the coding sequence ATGAGTTACAGTATAGATTACTCAGCAGAAGTTCAGAAAATTATAAAGAAGTGGAAGAAATCTAATCCAGATGCCTTCAAGAAACTATATAAGATTCTTCCAGAACTGGAACAACATCCACGGACAGGCACGGGACATCCTGAGGCATTAAAGGGTGGCAATGATATTACTTGGTCTCGTCGCGTCACGGCTCATGACCGCATCATCTATGACATCTATGACGATGTCGTCACCGTGCTGATAGTTGAGGTGGAAGGGCATTACAATGACAAATAA